The Ipomoea triloba cultivar NCNSP0323 chromosome 13, ASM357664v1 genomic interval CTTCCAACTAATTGCGACCGCTACTATCCAACGCCTTCCTACTCTTCTGTTCTTGCTTAACATTAATATAATTCAttcttcaatattattattctattctaactatatttaattatataaccAATGATTAACAATTTCAGttataacaaataaattttatcaatCAACTAGACTAAGTACACTTACGCATGTCTGATTACATAGTTATACTATATATTAAAGACTGTTATTTGACATTGGAAAATCCactcaaaaatatattaaacattTGTTTGTGAGAATTAtatacaaacattttttttttgaatgataaaAGAAAACTCTACATCCTATGCGATGAACTTGACTGAGAGTGAGACTCTAGGAgatgttaataataatcaaattcgtGACATGATACGAGAGATATTCTTCACCTATTCCACCACCCGTGCATTTGggacatttatatatatttttaattattacttgGTGTAGTATATTGAGAATTTGAGATATTTttatagttcacttttcttagTATTGAGTATTTTAGTCAAAGTCAAATAGACACATCACACATCCTTATCATCATATAATCCTATTCCAACCCAAAATTATACACACAAAACCCACACGGTAACACCTACGTATATAAACCCCATAAACCCCCCTTTCATCTCTTCATCGCAGATCAGATTTCATCGGCGAAAATCTATACATTCACAGTTGTATTTGTATTCATATTTTGTATATACACAATTAGGGTAGAATATGTCTGGTAATCAAGAAAGCCAAGCGTTCATGACCGCTAATAACTCACCGATAGGAGACGAAGAAGAGGCGGGATCTCCGACGGTGTGCGGCTGTTTCAGGCTGTTCTGTCTCCGCTCCGGCGAGGGAACCACCAGGGCGCTGATCGGCGGCGAGAGTGGCGCTGGGAGGGAGCCATGGTGGCAGGGAAAGGCGAAGAAGATGAGGGAGTTATCGGAGGTCGTGGCGGGGCCGAGATGGAAGAATTTGTTGAGGAAAATTGGGAGATATTGTAACCCTAAGTTGAAGGGCGGTTATAAGGGTCAGTTTATTTACGACGCGCAGAGCTATGCGCTCAACTTCGATAACGGCACGGCGGCGACGGCGGCAGAGGAAGATGATGGGCTTTTGCGTAATTTCTCGTCTAGGTATGCTGCCCCCGCTGTTGGTCAACAGAGGAAAGTGGGATTGTGATGGGGGTAGATTTGTCATCACGGCTCggatttttttgggtgtaattATTATTGTCACGAATTATAATTTGATTCAAGAAATTCATAAAGGAATTTCACAAATTTTCTCCGTGATATGAAtgaaagtttgtacaatttggTTTGCATTCAATAGttacattaaattttaatttattgggtTTCATATGTGATATGGTAAACTTTTTTCAatatcttttcttcttttttttttttttacaaaaaatattttgagatctaatttaaaaattctcTAGTATATTTTTATAACCATGTTAAAGCTAGAGTTTCTAGACTTGCCCAAAAATACTTAGGTGATTTTAGTTTCATTGGATTAATTCTAAGTCCGAGTAATTAACCCATCTTCATGACGTACAAGGAATTCAATTATTCACATCTTCTATCAttctgaattttattttttcatattcatGTTTccgattttattttttcatattcatGTTTCCAATTGATTCAAATCCCCACAATGCGGCCTTCCGTCGTGTCTTGGTTGTCTTTTAGTCCTGGTACGGCTTACCTTTGGCCCTTACTAAAGGAAGGCTTGTCTTGGTTGTGTTTTAGTCATGGTACGACTTACATTTGGCCCTCACTAAAGGAAGGCTTGTCCGCTTATCAACTGTCTCAAACTTgtagggtaagataatgtattatatgaattagaataatgtacttttatgtgttagaataatgtattttatgagtctTTTGGACCGTGatctacacaataatgattgctttgTTGTAAAACAGGCTTTATAGATCAGATCTTATGGAATGGAAAATCAATGACAGAAAGAATAAAGACTACTTAATGGTTAATAAGCTAAGAATGGAGTTATAGTTAAAGCCTGTGAAAGAAGAATTTCTCATCACCTTACTCAATCCTGCACTTCGTTTCTACTATGTAGATTCTTTGGCGAATTATGATATAAACTCGgtacaccttgcaaggtggatccaggTCCAACAATTATAGAatttattcacaattttttaactcaatattcacaattttgttatttagATTAAAGAatttattcacaattttgtaactcaatattcacaattttgttatatagtttaaaaaattgtgttatacggttgaatatagagttataaaattgtgaaatagagttctaaaattgttaataaagttttaaaattatgaacatgagcccgggtccatagcataacaaCCGGATTCTTTCTCCCAAACTATGTAGATTCTTGTTATTGCAGTTATTGCGATTAAATTAGATACTGGATGATGagttaataactaataataatatctcCTTTGTTAATGGTGTTGCAGCTTAGCTTGCAGACAAATTATTGTTGTCCTCTAGTAGTCTTCTGTCTTTTCACTTGTGACAATGTCAAGAACATACATCACATTCTTATATTTTTCACTAAGAACTAAGCTATTTTCAAGAACATCATATGATTAATTATTCTTTGACCTTCTTGTAGTTCCCCCGATTCCCTTTGCTACTTTGTCAAGATTCATTCTTAAAACATGAAACATAAATTTTGGAGAAGATCGAGATCGAAATTACTTTTACTGGAACTGTACTGTATGTATTTCCTTCACACTTGCAGTGATAGAAATACAAATGAATAATACATGCCTACAGAGACTTAACAGAACAATGTACATATATAATCATTATATTACACCTAGAAATAATAATGCCACTCTCTTCTGGCTTCATTAtcctaataaattaataatgccATCTGCTTGAAAGATCGAGGTTGATCTGAGCATCCTGCCATCGAAACGTGACACTGACTGAATGCGAGGAAAATAAAACTACTAATAAGCGCTTAATCCTGACAATGGGGAAGTTGCAGACAAAGAGAGCTTGCCTGCAGataatgcattattattatcagTTTTGATTTGGTTCTTTGGGAAGGAAATGGTGCAACGATGGGAACATATATCTGCTCGCGACGACTTCAAGGCGTGCAATGCGCAGCCACAATTGCGGTGGTAAGGCCTGCGTTCGATCTCCGTGTCAGACAATGATATGCTTGCTGCAAAGACACAATGAAGCATCAGTTTTGCTGCTTCACTTGCCATTATTGTCTGTCTTATTATTACTATACTGCTCTTCTGATCTTATTCTTGAGAtgtctgtctgtctgtctgtTTTTTTGTGTGTTGATGTAATGTTTTTGAGGGGTTTATATACAACAAGTGCAAGGAAAGGTTGAAACCTTAAACAGACAAATAAAGTCTAGGAAACAACCTAGGGAGAGCAGTTGAACTGCTAGCTCCAAAAGTACGTCAAGGGGTATTGTTCTTGTTATTGTAGTTAACTCAGGTGGCCTCAACGTCACCTCGTTCTTTCCTAGGACTACATTTTACTTAATTATGGgaataaaagttaattttagaaaaaaaaatgcatttttaatgGCTCATGACTCATGCTAAGACTAAAACAActgagcaaaatgttttgaaTTTTATCCATGATTAATGGAGCTGCAAACTTcctgttgggcggaggccggtaaaaTGCCAAATCTAACGTAATAGGCATTCAGTGGTTGAGGGATTGTTGGACGGTGGACGGTAGAATCTTGAAAATGTATGAcgatataaggaaataaaattatgtcttagtataatttcttgttaatatattgttttaacATGAGACTAAAAGTTTTAGTCACATGCAGACAAATTAAAGTATGTTTGGAgttgttgtttatttattcatttctgAGTATGCAAGACTCCAATGCGGTTTTTATTTTCTgccatcacaattcacaaaagATTCCTTTGTTAACTCTGATgccaataaaaaattatactccatatatatatttatatacaatgCATCAACTTTTTTCACTATCAATATCTGAGAgcaatattatatgtattttacattttaaatttttttttttatactaatgCAACATATTTTATTGGAGAAATCGTATTTTGGTCACTCAATTGTTTCCCAACTATCAATCTAGTcctagttttcaattttaaccaatttgatcatcgaattttttaaaatttcgttaattgaattttttaagggAACAAAttgactaaattttaaaaatgtaaaaattatcattttggtcCCTGGAAGacaaaattgattgaaattgaaaactatagACTACATTGACAATTGGGAAATAATTGAGAGACCAAAATGGTGATTAACTCTATTTTACTTGATTCAGAATAAAAAgtgaatatttttattctttttttttgtttaaataaaatCAAGATATGTGATGATAATTTTATTCATTGAGAGTACATTTGTCATTTTTTACTCCGTAATTTGTGCCATTTATTGTCATAAATTGAGTACTATCTAAGGATTGATGAATTGTTCCATTCATAATTGTCCCAAGGCATGTCATATTGTCATATTGGAATGGATGTTAAGGGAGTGAGATATAGTTCAAATAGTTTTGTGGTCAAATACCATAAATTTGTGATTTTAGGTAAATGTTATAGATTGGATCTTCAATCCCCTTTTAAATATAGAAATAAACTCCTATAAAATGCCAACATTGAATTTAGTTGCGCATTATATTCATCAATGGTTAAGGTCcatagttaaaaaaattatgaaatcaattttataattactgtAAATCCGAAAgcttgcaatatttataaaatgattttgttttatttttttcccttatttttcaACCACCTTTAGCCATTGATGTATCCAAATGAATGGATAAAATCATTTTGACTTTTGAGCAATGCAAATGCATacatacaaagttacaaatatTAGCACCCGGCCAAGAATGAGTAAGTTACGTTGTTGTCCTACTTTCATCAGTGTTTTGTGCATTTCCTTAATTAGTTTTATGATATCAAAGCTATGATCCAAGGAGCTGATGTCACACTTCTTTGTGTAGAAGCAAGTTAAGGCAACATTGACAACAATTCTAGTTGAATTGGCATGAAAATTGACTTAGTAATGATAAAGTCTCAATTTTGAATTATTGGAGAGAGTGTCCGTTTATGCATGAACTGAATCTTgacaattaatatataagactatttttattttatttatttatttatttgcatacGATTTCTGATATCTCAACCATTGTAAAATGATTGTAGCATAATTTGTAACAAACAAATACCCAAGTATCGgattatcgatccacagggaagcggggcgtATCAAACATTAGTTACTAATCCATTCACAAGAAGCTAATCCTAGCAACAATTGTGATTGATTGATTGCAAATGCAGTAGTAAAAGAGAATAAAGAAAGCTAATTGATGAAAATAATTGAGAGAGAGTGAACTTTTCGGGAttcaagtgtttaatcacctagtgccaatttaaattgaaatatttaatttggtttaGACAAGTGTTTAAGATGCACTCAAGATGAGAATTTTTCCCATAACTCCTACACTAGAACAAGAACAAGCATCTTAAAACTCTTAACTAAATACTCTTTTCCAAGAATTAATAgccaagtgcaattgtgggtgcccTAGTTTATATCCTAACTCCCATCAAgacataaatatagcaattgaAACAAACAATTGAATCCTTAATCACAAGCAACAACAATATAAAACACAATTGCAATACAAGTTATCAAACCCAAATGTAAATAAATCATTAAAACATGAAGAATTAGGCATAATagggttcataaacacttttcaCCCAAAAATTCCAAAGTTGTTTTAGCCAATCATGGCTAGTATTGAATTCAAAGCACAAATGCTAAAGGTTTACAAAAACTAAGAAAGTAGAGGAAAAGGGGAAGAGATTCTCCCAAATGTAGCATTCATTCCAAGCTTTTCCTTCTTCCTTCCAAAGTCCTTGGAGCTTCTTGAGGTGACAATCTTCTCCCAAAAGTGATTGATCCCTCTTTGACTTCTTGAAAAGACAATACCCTTTCACTCACTCATTTTTGTCTCCAAAAAACGCAGCTTGGTTTTAGAGTTTTGGGAAAATGAGCCCTTTATAGTGGAGATCAAAACAGGGACAAAATGGGAAATTCTGCAGAGCTGGAAAAAATCACTACACAGGATTCTTGATGCGTAGAGACAAGGGCTCGACGCATTGAGCCTTGGATTTTCAAAACACATTGCCTACTGGAATTTCTCAACGCGTAGAGCCCTAATCTTGGCTCAACTTGTTGCATACTGGAAATTCTAGACTTGCGTCGAATATGATCCTAGACGCGTCGAGGCCTCAATGTAAGCATTCTTCATCCATTTTGACTCCAAGCATGTCTTCAAATGTTCCATTGCTTTTGAATTTGATCTACAATGGTTTTaaaacactaacaaacaccATAAAAGCTCTCAAGTCAAGAATGAAACCATATCTACATGAGAAAGCAAGGAAATATGCATTGAAGATGGCAATTTAATGCACTTTGGCTCAAAATTAGATCCAAATcaattagaaaaatatgtaCGATTGAGAtttgataagtgcttatttgtctacattttccccctttcactaagttattttgtttatttatcattccaaatttcatgagaattagtgcttatttgtgttactttgcaaggagtatgagttggaaagcattagaagcaaagatgagcattttcatgcattttggtgggcattggagtcaaatggaggccaaatatgaagctatgtagatgggtgcaacacttccaagggagcctaagattggtattttcaatggtctttgtcatttagacaaaccaaaacaaaagagaagcaaaagatcaatgtgttgaaatttctgcacgtcgacatcttagtaattggaccatatctcagcctagaaatttccaaattaagtgatctttaaaccattggaaagaagacttcaagggctacaacttttctagagatacaaatttcgtaattctgaacggaaaatggtgaaaaacagcctagaagtcaaagcagcTGCACAGAGTTCGAAAATGCAATTTCTGGAGTGTTGGCAAACGGCCTGGGACACGGCCGTGTACATGGGCGTTTGATTTATGCCGATTTACAGTGT includes:
- the LOC116002569 gene encoding uncharacterized protein LOC116002569, which gives rise to MSGNQESQAFMTANNSPIGDEEEAGSPTVCGCFRLFCLRSGEGTTRALIGGESGAGREPWWQGKAKKMRELSEVVAGPRWKNLLRKIGRYCNPKLKGGYKGQFIYDAQSYALNFDNGTAATAAEEDDGLLRNFSSRYAAPAVGQQRKVGL